CCGGTGATGTCACCGAAGTTGTGGCCGTCATCATTGTCGTCATCGGCCACGTCGTCGTCCGCCGCGTCATCGTCCGCCGCGTCGTCGTCCGCCGCGTCGTCATCGGCGGCGTCGTCGTCGGCCGTGTCGTTGTCGTCGTCATCGTCGCCGCCGCAGGAGACGACAACACTCAACGCCACCAATACCGACAACAAAAACAGAATCGTCCAAATGCGAGTCATTTTCCCCTCCCTTTCAATGATTATTGCCGCAAATTTTCCGCTGATCATCAGAGACGTTTATCTTCCACCACCGAGTGATTCTCTTTACCCGGCGTGTTAGGAAACAGCTTAATCTGATTACAAACGAATGCCCTCCCGCCTGGCGTCCGATTTTCGATTCCTTGATAGCACAGAACCGTCGGCCAAATCCAGTTTGTTACTTCTTGTATCTTTTTGCATCGACATGGATGGAAAGTTACTTGAGTGAAAAATGAAAATTATTCTTTTTCTATATCGATTGGTTATAATTTTCCACTTTGGATGCTAACTCAGATCGCCGCGAAAAATATCCACTTTGACCGTCAACAGCCGCAGCCCTCGTCATTGTCATCATCGTCGTCGGAGGAACCGTCGATGTCGTCATCGGCCGCGTCATCGTCCGCCGGCGATTGGTCGTCGTCGGGCGCCGGTGAAGTATCGTCATCCGCGGTATCGTCGTCGACCGGCGCTTCAGGCGCCAACCGATCGAAAAAGAGGCTCACCGCGCCGCGATATTTTCCCCCGTCGGCCGCCTGAAAAAAGAGATTGGCGCTGACCGCGAGATCGCGCGCCTCATTGTCGTCGAACGTGCCGACCAGCAGATCCCAGCCGAATCCCATATCTCCCAAACCATAATAACTATCGACCGGAGCGATTGTATCGAGCGGCAAAACCGCGCCCGAACCGTGCAACTGCCCGGCGGAAACATGCCAAACCTCGCCGGTCCGTTGATCGCCCCGCCAGGCGTCGCGATCGGCGAACCACAGCGAACCGCCGCTGTCCGCCGCCGCCGCGGCCAGACAAACGGCAGAAAAGTTCTGGCCGTAGGAATAATCCTGGGTTTGGCCGACCACCGTCAGATCGGGTGGCGTAACGGTCAGGTCGATCACGGCGCCCTTGCCGAAGCGGGCGCTGTCGAGCATCGCCAACGCGCCGGACAGCGTCGCGCCGAAACTCTGATCGCCGACCACCAGATCGGTCCGTCGGTCGTCATTGAAATCGGCCATCACCAGGGGCCAGCCGAACCATTGGAAGCGCGGATCGGTGCCCGTTTGAACGCGTACGTCGGCGCCGACCTTCGCCAAATCCCACTTCATCGGCGCGGCGCCGAAATCCCGGCCGTAAATCAGGTATACCGCGCCGTGATTGCCTTCGCTCAGAAGGTATCGGTTGGCGATCGCCAGATCGGCCCGGCCGTCCTGATTCAAATCGCCCAGCGCCAGGCCTTCGCCGAACAGCGACGCCGTGCCCAGATGTCCGTTGATCGTCAGTTCGGCCGGCTGCGACGCCAAATCGCGCACCGTGCCCTTTTCCGTGGCCAACGGCCCGCGCAGCAGGTGGACCACGCCGCGCCCGCCGCCACCCACCCAATAATCGTCGCCGGCGATCGCCAGGTCGACGATCCCGTCGCCGTCGAAATCGCCGGTCGCGAACGAACTCCCGAGCAGATAGCTTTCGTGGTTGAGATAGACCGTCCAATCCGGCTTATCCTGCTCGCGCCACTTCCAGACCGTGCCGGCTTTCAGATCCGGCGAACCGAATTGCACGAAAAACACGCCGGTCGAATGGGGAAGAATCGCCGCCGAATCGGCGATGATCAAATCGTCGCAGCCGTCGTCATTCAAATCGGCCAGCCCCAATTTGGCGGCGAAGCTGCCGCAGTCGCGCGGGCCGTAGATCGTCAGATCCGCCTGGGCGGTGGCCAGATCCAACGGCGCCGCCGCCGGCGTAACAGGACCGAAGAAAACATAGATGCGCTCGCCGCCCGCCTGGGCGGAAGGGTCGCCGCCTCAGGTGCCGGGCGCGCCGATCGCCAGATCGGCCACGCCGTCGCCGTTGAGATCGCCCTGCGCCAGCGGGCCGAGGTAGTCGTCGGTCATGCCCAGGATCGTCAACCCGGCCTCGCCGGACGGGATGTCGGCGGCGCCGGCGATCGCCGGCGGCAACCAGAGAGTCAATACCGCCGCGATCAGGCGAGCCGCGCCGCGCCATAAATATTTCCGCCGATCGCCCATGACGCGCCTCCTTTCCTCGCCCCCGTCAGCGGCGTTTTTTTAGCGCGCCGCCGCCTAGGACGGGAACCAGTTCTGAAACAGCAACTCGGCGAAGTCGACGATCTGTTCCCAGGCGCTCTGGTAATCCATCGTCACGAACAGCGCCGGGCCGATCACGCCGAAAATGAACATCGAAGGGATGTTGCCGCGCGCGTAATCGATCATCCAGGCATGGTCGACGTACTGCACGCCCTTGCCGGTGCCCGCCGGCAGATATGCCATGTCGCCGGCCAGCGAAATCACCGGCTGGAACTCGCCGGGAGAATAGTTCCACATCTCGCCGTCGACCATCAAATCCCACACGTCGGATTTGTTGTAACGCCCGGAGAAGCCGTCGGCGCCGATGGGCGTCCCGAAAAACGCCACGTATTCCTTCAACGACGCGTAAACCAGCGCCAGTTCGCAGAACGACGTACCCGCGCTGTTGAAGGTCCAGCGCGGCACCGCTTTGATCTTGCCGGGGTGCCGGCGCAGCAGTTCGGCATGAATCACCTTCCAGGCTTCCTCCGGCGGCAAGCCGACGCCCAAATTGGCGATCTCGTGCATTTCCTCGGGCGTGAATTCGTATTCGTCGTCCGCCTCCCGGTCGGCCCAGTCCGACATTTTATCGATCCACCGCCACAGACCGATCATCGACCGGCGCGTCGGCGCGCCATCGGCATTCAAGTATTGGTCCAGATCGGTCAAGGCATCCGGCGCGGCCGCCGTCTGGCCGGATGGGGCCGCGTCAAAATCGCCGGGTTCTTCCTCGCCGCACGCCGCGGCGAAAAACAGCAACGACACCAGGCCGCCGATCAACCACCATTTTGCCTTCATTCCACCGTCCCTCCCTCGTTGACCGCGGCGTCGTCGCGCACGCAGCGGAAGCCGACGACGCGGTCGCGATCGGTCGGCGGATCGTAGTTGCGATAGGAAACGCGCAGGTAATCGGCGGTATTGTTCCAGCCGCCGCCGCGCAGGACGCGCCACTGGCTGGCGTTCGGCCCGGCGGGATCGGCCGCCGGACCGGCGTCGTAATAATCGGCGCCGTACCAGTCGTTCACCCATTCCCAGACGTTGCCGTGCAGGTCGTACAATCCGAAATCGTTCGGATCTTTCAAACCGACCGGATGGGTCCGCAAATCGGCGTCGTCCAGGAACCAGGCGATCCCGGACAGGCAGGCCTCGTCGTCCCCGCAGGAATATTTCGTGCTCGCGCCGGCGCGCGCCGCGTATTCCCACTCGGCCTCGGTCGGCAGGCGGGCGTCGAGCAGCGTGCAAAACGCGGTCGCCTGCTCCCACGACACCTGTTCCACCGGGCAATCGTCGCAAGCGGTGAAATAGCTCGGGTTGACGCCGAGCAGCGCATTGAATTGCGCCTGGGTGATCTCCAGCGGATTCATCGCAAACGCCGCGAGCGTCACCGGATGGGCCGGCCGCTCGTCCGCGCGGCAAGCTTCGTCGCCCGCCGAACAGCCCATCGTGAAGTCACCCGCCGGTATTTCCACCCATTCCAGGCCGATCGATTCGCTGAGGTCGTCCTCGTCGGTGTCGTCGTCCTGGTCGTCGTCGCTGTCGTCATCGTGATCGTCGTCCTCATTCCCGTCGTCGGGTGAATGATCGTCGTCCTCGTCTTCCTCGTCGGCGCAATTGATCGCGACGCCGAAAAAGGCCACGAAAAAGAGGATCGTCAAAAATGCCGGGATGCGCCTTTTGTCCATGAAGCACCTGCCGTCGAGTGATGAGAACCGTTGTTTTATTAAGTGGTTCGTCTTTCCCTTTTGTCGCCAACCGGCTTTTTACCATCGAAGCGGCCGGTTGTCATGTATTCGCCTAGTCCGCGGACGGGAACAATTCATCGATCGTGAAATCCACCCAGAACAGGCCCGCCGTCCGGTCGATCGCCGCCCGCAACGCCCGGCCGATGTCGCCGGGCGGATCGGCCAATTGGCCCCACCAGGCGCGATCCTCGTCATAGCCGAATTGAAAACCGACCGGCGCCGGCGCCAGGGCTTCACTCCAGGTCCCGAATTCCTCGACCAGGGCCGCCAGGGAACCCAGAGCCATGCTGTCATCGATGAAAAACAATCCCGTCCGGTATTGGGGCGGCATTTTTTCAGGCAGCCAATGTTTGAAAAAAAGCGTGTAGCTCGGGTCATACCCGCGGACGAGTTCGCTCCAGGCTGCGGCCTCGCCATCGGTGACGGCCTGACCGTCGGCCACCGTGTCGGCGCGATACCACTCGACATCGATCCCGATTCCCGCCACCGATCCGTGATGGCCGTACCGCCGCAGCACCAGGTCGATCAGGGTCGCAACCTCGGCCGCGCCCGGCTCGACCTGCAACCAGACCCGGACATCGTTTTTATCGAACCAATTCAGGTAGGCTTCGTTTTGATCCGTTGCGCCGAACGCGATTTTCGCGTATTCGCCGCCCGGCGAGGGAAAATTCAGTTCGCACGAGCCATCGTCTAAAAACACGCCGACGATCCACACACCGCCTGGTTCCGCGCCGGCGAAACGCCCGGCCATTTCGCGGCTGACCTCGCCCCAGTAAACCGGATTCGGAAACGGTTCAATGCCGTAGCGCGAAGCGCGAAATCCAGCGACTAACCAATGATTATCACCATCATTTTCGTTGTTGTCGGGTTCGCCGTCGTCGCCGCAGGACAGCCCGGCCGCCGTGAAAACCAAACACAACAGTAATAGCCTGACGCCCCTTCGGTTCATTCCTTTTACTCCGCCGGTTCGTCCATTTGGTGACAAGTCTGCCCAATATCAAGGCAAAATGCCAGAAAAATGCGCTTTTTCATGGGCGCGTGAAGCGGCAAGTCGCGACAATGATTAAAAAAATATTTCCCGACCGGAAGCAAAGACTTGCATCCGGAGACCCATGACTTCCGGGGGCATTCATGCTAGTTTTTTCAAGTAAAATGCCGCCTCCCCGCAGGCGCGAAAATAAAAATCATCATTTTTCACGACAAAGCCGATCAACGTGATAATGATTCACTTCATTAGAAAATAGAGGACCGCCATGTCCGCCTCAGACGACCGCGACCAGACGGCGATGGAATTGGGAAAAGCCTACCAGCGGATAGCCGAGTTGGAACGTCAATTGGCGCGAATCCAGGAAGAAAAGCGCAAATATCGGATGGTCACGGAAAACGCGACCGACATCATCTGGATCGTCAATCTGGACCTGCAATTCACCTTTATCAGCGCCGCGGTGGAAAAAGTGCGCGGTTTCACCGTCGCGGAAGCGTTGCAGGAGCGCTTGACGGATGTGCTGACTCCGGAATCCTACTCGCTCACCCTGCATCACTTTCAACAGGAATTGGCCCGGGACCAGGATCCCGATCGCCCCCATGGCCGCAACCTGATGCTGGAATTGGCGCAATACCGCAAGGACGGTTCGACCATCTGGACGGAAAACACGATGAAGTTCATTCGCGACGACGCGAATCGCCCGATCGGCGTCATCGGGGTGACACGGGATATTTCCGCACGAATGAAAACAGATAAGGACTTACGCGAAAGCGAGGAACGCTATCGCCAGTTGTTCGAGTCCGAATCCGATTCGATTTTTCTGATCGACAACGAAACCGGCCGGCTGCTCGAGGCGAACGCCGCCGCAACCGCGATGTACCAAATGAGCCGCGAGGAACTGCTGACGAAGAAAAACACGGACCTCTCGGCCGAACCCGAGGACACGCGGCGGGTCACCGTTTCCTCGCCGGTGATTTCCGATCAAATCATTACCATCCCATTGCGCTTTCACCGCAAAAAGGACGGCACCGTGTTCCCCGTGGAAATCACCGGTCGCTTTTTCGTTCGGAAAGGCCGGCCGGTGCACATCGCCGCCATCCGCGACATCACCGAACGGCTGCGCGTGGAAAAAGAAAACCGCGAGTGGAAACGGCGCTACGACCTGCTTTTCCTTTCGGCGGGCAACATCGTCTACGAATGCAACCCTCAGACCGGCGAAGCCGAATGGGGCGGCAGCATCGAGGCGATACTCGGCTATGCGCCCGCCGAACTGACCGGCGGTTACCATCGCTGGAAGGAATTGATCCATCCAAACGATCGCGAAGCCATCGTCCGCCGGTATGACGAAAGCTGGGAACGCGGCACGAAGTTCAGTGCCGAGTATCGGTGCCTTCGGAAAAACGGTCATTATGTGTTGCTGCAGGATACGGGTTACCCGCTGCTCGACGAGCAAGGTCGCCCCGAGCGAATCCTCGGCGTGATCAACGACATCACCGACAAAAAGGCCGCCGAGGAAAACCGCCGGCGGCTCGAGGAACAGCTCGTCCAGGCGCAGAAAATGGAGTCGATCGGCCGCCTGGCCGGCGGTGTGGCGCACGATTTCAACAACATACTGACCGGGATCATCGGCTATGCCGAGATGATGCTGACCGGGATGGCCGACGACGACCGATCGTTCGCCGAAGTGACCGAAATCAAGAAGGCCGCCGAACGCGCGGCGACCCTGACCGCCCAACTGCTGGCCTTCAGCCGCAAACAGCTCATCGATCCGAAGATCCTCGACCTTAACCTCTTGGTGGGCCAATCCGTTCGGATGATCCAACGGCTGATCGGCGAGGACATCGATCTGCAATTCACCGCCGCGCCGGACCTCGGCAGAGTGAAAGTCGACGCAGGCCAGATCGATCAGATCCTGATTAATCTGGCGGTGAACGCCCGCGACGCCATGCCACGGGGCGGCAAACTGGTCATCGAAACCGCCAATACCGAAATCGACGCGGCCTTTTGCCGCCGGCATCCGTATGCCACGCCCGGCTGTTACACCATGCTCGCGATGAGCGACACGGGTTGCGGCATGACGCCGGAAGTGATGCAGCACCTTTTCGAACCGTTTTTCACCACCAAGGAACGCGGCAAAGGCACCGGACTGGGTTTGTCGATGATCTACGGCATCGTCAAACAGAACAACGGCTTCATCAACGTCTATTCAGAGTTGAATCAGGGAACCAGTTTTAAAATTTACCTGCCCGCCGTCGCCGTAACGTCCGACCAACCGCCGGCGCCCGACCCGCACGACTTGCCCCCGGGCTCGGAAACGATCCTGTTGGTCGAGGACGAGGAAGTGGTTCGCGGGATGGTGCGGCAGATCCTGGAAGATCACGGTTATCGCGTTTGGCTCGCCACCACCGCCGAGGAAGCCCAGGCGCTGGCATTTGCCGCCGAGCCGCCGTTGGATTTGCTGTTCACCGACGTCGTTTTGCCCACCCTGAACGGCCGGCAGCTCTTCGAATCGTTGCAAGTCAAATGGCCGGCGCTCCGCGTGCTGTATATGTCCGGTTATACCGAAAATGCCATCGCCCATCACGGCGTGGTCGACGAAGGCGTCATGTTTCTGCAAAAGCCGTTCTCCATCGCCTCCCTATTGCGAAAGGTCCGCGAAGCCTTGGAGAGAAAACCTTGACCGCGCGGCGCGGCGGCCCGTTTGAATTATTTTCGCGTTCCGGCCGCCGCGTTTGCGTGCCCGCCGGAATTGTGGAAACATGATTTCGTACCATCATGTCGGGATATTTTCCTTGCGTTCGTTTGCGGGAAAATACGATATTACTCGAAGTTGTACCATCAACGGGGAGGAGGTTTTGCATGAAAACGGCTAAGTGGTTGCTTTGGTTTTCGCTGATCGCTCTGTTAGCGGGCGGGCTGATTCTGGCCTGCGGCGGCGATGACGACGACGACGACAACGACAACGACGACGCGACCGATGACGACGCGGCGGACGACGACGCGGCGGCGGACGATGACGACGATTGCACCAGCACGGTCGAGGAGGTCTGCGATTTCGTTTTCGCCACCTGCGAGGACCATTGGGGTTGGCCGGACAGCGCGACTTGCTACGAACAATTCATGGCGGGTTGCGCCGATGAAACGGCCTATTTTTCCTGCGTCTGCCAGTGCTATACGGCCGGCGATTGCGATACCTTCTCCGATTGCGAATTCGCTTGCTGGGACGCGGCCTGTGACTGACAAAGGTTACCCGAACGGAAGGTGGGCCTTTTTCGCTCGGTGATGGCAACCCTCTCCCCGGGTTGAAAAAAGGCTTACTTAATCGATCGGGTTGTCGTAAAATGAAGCAGGGTTTGTCAATCAACCACTTCTTTTTCGGCTTATAAGGGGTGAAGAATGAAGAATTATCACGGCAATTGGGCATTGTTGATTGTTTCCCTGGCGATCATCGCGTTCGCCTTGGGCGTGGCTTGCAAAACCGGCGGTGCGCCGAGCACGATCACCGGCCTGGCCAGCAAGGCCGGCCTGGACGACAAGATCCCCTACGCAAAGGAAATCGCCGATATCTGCAACTACAGGACCGAGAACAAGTGCACGAAGAAAAGCTACGACAAATGCGTCCAGGATCTGGGCAAATCGGTTGCGGCCAAGGGCGAAAAATTCGGCAAGGCGCTGGAATGCCGCGCCAAATGCACGAAAACCGCCGATAGCTGCGACGCCTACAAAACCTGCAGCGACAAGTGCTAACGGAAAAAACGGCGATTCGCGATCGCCGGTGATGACGGGGCGGCTCGCTTGAGCCGCCCTAATTTTTTAACCTTTCCGGCGGTTCTCCGGACCATCGTTATTATTCTATCCACTTGCCTGATTAATATTTTTATTTTATCGTTCTGACGACGGGCCGGATTAACTCGGCCGCAACGATCGATTTTATCACCATCCTTTTCTCCGCATCATTGAGCCAGACACAACCACCTCATGGATTGAAGAACCGCCGAATAAGCAAGAAAGGGGCTGTCCGATGCGTCCGAAAGCGAAAAAAGTCCTCTCGGTGGTGTTGGTTGTTTTCTTTCTCCTCGTCCTCGTTGCCGCGATAGTTCTTTACCCCTATTACCGGATGCCACCCGAAAGCAAAGCCGTACTGGATGCGCGACAGGCGGAATTCCAGGCCGTCGCCGAGGAGATTGCCGCTCGCCCGAAAGACGATCACCTCGCCTTGGAGAAATTGTTCGACGATCTGGCGGCGGCGAAATTAACCCTGCCGAAAGAGGTATTTCACGATGCGTGTCCGCTCTTTGTAAACGATGAAATTCAGGCGCAGGCGCCGGTGCTGGAACAATTTCAACCCTTCCTTGATCGCTTCCACGCCGTGTTGAAAGACGGCCTGGTGATGCAATTGGACAATGATCCGGAT
The sequence above is a segment of the Myxococcales bacterium genome. Coding sequences within it:
- a CDS encoding formylglycine-generating enzyme family protein — protein: MDKRRIPAFLTILFFVAFFGVAINCADEEDEDDDHSPDDGNEDDDHDDDSDDDQDDDTDEDDLSESIGLEWVEIPAGDFTMGCSAGDEACRADERPAHPVTLAAFAMNPLEITQAQFNALLGVNPSYFTACDDCPVEQVSWEQATAFCTLLDARLPTEAEWEYAARAGASTKYSCGDDEACLSGIAWFLDDADLRTHPVGLKDPNDFGLYDLHGNVWEWVNDWYGADYYDAGPAADPAGPNASQWRVLRGGGWNNTADYLRVSYRNYDPPTDRDRVVGFRCVRDDAAVNEGGTVE
- a CDS encoding PAS domain S-box protein, whose product is MSASDDRDQTAMELGKAYQRIAELERQLARIQEEKRKYRMVTENATDIIWIVNLDLQFTFISAAVEKVRGFTVAEALQERLTDVLTPESYSLTLHHFQQELARDQDPDRPHGRNLMLELAQYRKDGSTIWTENTMKFIRDDANRPIGVIGVTRDISARMKTDKDLRESEERYRQLFESESDSIFLIDNETGRLLEANAAATAMYQMSREELLTKKNTDLSAEPEDTRRVTVSSPVISDQIITIPLRFHRKKDGTVFPVEITGRFFVRKGRPVHIAAIRDITERLRVEKENREWKRRYDLLFLSAGNIVYECNPQTGEAEWGGSIEAILGYAPAELTGGYHRWKELIHPNDREAIVRRYDESWERGTKFSAEYRCLRKNGHYVLLQDTGYPLLDEQGRPERILGVINDITDKKAAEENRRRLEEQLVQAQKMESIGRLAGGVAHDFNNILTGIIGYAEMMLTGMADDDRSFAEVTEIKKAAERAATLTAQLLAFSRKQLIDPKILDLNLLVGQSVRMIQRLIGEDIDLQFTAAPDLGRVKVDAGQIDQILINLAVNARDAMPRGGKLVIETANTEIDAAFCRRHPYATPGCYTMLAMSDTGCGMTPEVMQHLFEPFFTTKERGKGTGLGLSMIYGIVKQNNGFINVYSELNQGTSFKIYLPAVAVTSDQPPAPDPHDLPPGSETILLVEDEEVVRGMVRQILEDHGYRVWLATTAEEAQALAFAAEPPLDLLFTDVVLPTLNGRQLFESLQVKWPALRVLYMSGYTENAIAHHGVVDEGVMFLQKPFSIASLLRKVREALERKP